The following are from one region of the Betta splendens chromosome 15, fBetSpl5.4, whole genome shotgun sequence genome:
- the zdhhc16a gene encoding palmitoyltransferase ZDHHC16A isoform X3, with amino-acid sequence MRCCPGSVLHLLRSARLQLCARRGRSRVPVWIKDAWAYMRLLLQSLYFNSLTDSDVVFDSVFEPVFWAVDYVTRWFGLVFVCLVVILTCSILVIAYVVLLPLILNTYSPAWIAWHVCYGHWNLIMIAFHYYKATKTSPGYPPTEKNDTPIVSVCKKCIIPKPARTHHCGICNRCILKMDHHCPWLNNCVGHFNHRYFFSFCLFMTLGCVYCSISGRNLFLDAYSALERFKHLDVDKPGVPVTGMGVLIGLLPHGQTNYQTPAPTYTFKDKMINKSIIYMWVLTSTVGVALGALTIWHAILISRGETSIERHINRKEMKRMEKWGKVYKNPFNYGKLNNWKVFFGVEKKRCLFVHALSMISAFLLPPIFLLSCVYSHWVTRVLLPSGHTPHGDGLKWNAFPVKTDLIPV; translated from the exons ATGCGGTGCTGCCCCGGCTCAGTGCTCCACCTGCTGCGCTCTGCGCGGCTACAGTTGTGTGccaggagaggaaggagcagagtgCCTGTGTGGATTAAGGACGCATGGGCTTacatgaggctgctgctgcagtcgctTTACTTCAACTCCCTCACAGACTCCGACGTGGTCTTTGACTCAGTCTTTGAACCCGTGTTTTGGGCAGTGGATTATGTCACTCGCTGGTTTGgcttg GTGTTCGTCTGTCTGGTGGTGATACTGACCTGCTCCATACTGGTCATAGCCTACGTGGTCCTACTGCCTCTGATCCTCAACACATACTCCCCTGCATGGATTGCTTGGCATGTGTGTTATGGACACTGGAACCTCATCATGATCGCTTTTCATTACTATAAGGCCACCAAGACCTCCCCCGGGTATCCGCCCACA GAAAAAAATGACACTCCAattgtgtctgtctgcaaaaAATGCATCATACCCAAACCAGCAAGAACCCATCACtgtggtatctgtaatag gTGCATTCTGAAAATGGACCATCATTGTC CTTGGTTAAATAACTGCGTGGGCCATTTTAACCACCGTTACTtcttttccttctgtctcttcatGACCCTGGGTTGTGTCTACTGTAGCATCAGTGGTAGAAACCTGTTCCTAGACGCATACAGTGCTTTAGAG CGCTTTAAGCATTTGGATGTGGACAAGCCAGGTGTACCAGTAACAGGGATGGGAGTTCTTATAGGGCTACTCCCTCATGGCCAG ACCAACTATCAAACACCTGCGCCAACATACACCTTTAAGGACAAGATGATTAATAAGAGCATCATCTACATGTGGGTTCTTACCAG CACAGTGGGAGTGGCTCTGGGTGCACTCACAATTTGGCATGCGATTCTTATATCCAGAGGAGAGACCAGCATAGAAAGGCACATTAACCGCAAAGAAATGAAGAGAATGGAAAAATGGGGAAAG GTGTATAAAAACCCTTTCAACTATGGCAAGCTGAATAACTGGAAAGTCTTTTTCGGCGTGGAGAAGAAAAGGTGTCTGTTTGTCCATGCATTATCTATGATCAGTGCTTTCTTGTTGCCAcccatttttcttttgtcttgtgtttatAGTCACTGGGTGACGCGGGTTCTCCTCCCCTCTGGACACACCCCTCATGGAGATGGTTTGAAGTGGAATGCGTTCCCAGTTAAAACGGACCTAATACCCGTATGA
- the zdhhc16a gene encoding palmitoyltransferase ZDHHC16A isoform X1 yields the protein MANYINNLTPRKSMLTASQIKHMVHEYYRCRMRCCPGSVLHLLRSARLQLCARRGRSRVPVWIKDAWAYMRLLLQSLYFNSLTDSDVVFDSVFEPVFWAVDYVTRWFGLVFVCLVVILTCSILVIAYVVLLPLILNTYSPAWIAWHVCYGHWNLIMIAFHYYKATKTSPGYPPTEKNDTPIVSVCKKCIIPKPARTHHCGICNRCILKMDHHCPWLNNCVGHFNHRYFFSFCLFMTLGCVYCSISGRNLFLDAYSALERFKHLDVDKPGVPVTGMGVLIGLLPHGQTNYQTPAPTYTFKDKMINKSIIYMWVLTSTVGVALGALTIWHAILISRGETSIERHINRKEMKRMEKWGKVYKNPFNYGKLNNWKVFFGVEKKRCLFVHALSMISAFLLPPIFLLSCVYSHWVTRVLLPSGHTPHGDGLKWNAFPVKTDLIPV from the exons ATGGCGAATTATATAAACAACCTAACTCCCAGGAAATCCATGTTGACTGCTTCTCAAATTAAGCACATG GTGCATGAATATTACAGATGCAGAATGCGGTGCTGCCCCGGCTCAGTGCTCCACCTGCTGCGCTCTGCGCGGCTACAGTTGTGTGccaggagaggaaggagcagagtgCCTGTGTGGATTAAGGACGCATGGGCTTacatgaggctgctgctgcagtcgctTTACTTCAACTCCCTCACAGACTCCGACGTGGTCTTTGACTCAGTCTTTGAACCCGTGTTTTGGGCAGTGGATTATGTCACTCGCTGGTTTGgcttg GTGTTCGTCTGTCTGGTGGTGATACTGACCTGCTCCATACTGGTCATAGCCTACGTGGTCCTACTGCCTCTGATCCTCAACACATACTCCCCTGCATGGATTGCTTGGCATGTGTGTTATGGACACTGGAACCTCATCATGATCGCTTTTCATTACTATAAGGCCACCAAGACCTCCCCCGGGTATCCGCCCACA GAAAAAAATGACACTCCAattgtgtctgtctgcaaaaAATGCATCATACCCAAACCAGCAAGAACCCATCACtgtggtatctgtaatag gTGCATTCTGAAAATGGACCATCATTGTC CTTGGTTAAATAACTGCGTGGGCCATTTTAACCACCGTTACTtcttttccttctgtctcttcatGACCCTGGGTTGTGTCTACTGTAGCATCAGTGGTAGAAACCTGTTCCTAGACGCATACAGTGCTTTAGAG CGCTTTAAGCATTTGGATGTGGACAAGCCAGGTGTACCAGTAACAGGGATGGGAGTTCTTATAGGGCTACTCCCTCATGGCCAG ACCAACTATCAAACACCTGCGCCAACATACACCTTTAAGGACAAGATGATTAATAAGAGCATCATCTACATGTGGGTTCTTACCAG CACAGTGGGAGTGGCTCTGGGTGCACTCACAATTTGGCATGCGATTCTTATATCCAGAGGAGAGACCAGCATAGAAAGGCACATTAACCGCAAAGAAATGAAGAGAATGGAAAAATGGGGAAAG GTGTATAAAAACCCTTTCAACTATGGCAAGCTGAATAACTGGAAAGTCTTTTTCGGCGTGGAGAAGAAAAGGTGTCTGTTTGTCCATGCATTATCTATGATCAGTGCTTTCTTGTTGCCAcccatttttcttttgtcttgtgtttatAGTCACTGGGTGACGCGGGTTCTCCTCCCCTCTGGACACACCCCTCATGGAGATGGTTTGAAGTGGAATGCGTTCCCAGTTAAAACGGACCTAATACCCGTATGA
- the zdhhc16a gene encoding palmitoyltransferase ZDHHC16A isoform X2, translated as MANYINNLTPRKSMLTASQIKHMVHEYYRCRMRCCPGSVLHLLRSARLQLCARRGRSRVPVWIKDAWAYMRLLLQSLYFNSLTDSDVVFDSVFEPVFWAVDYVTRWFGLVFVCLVVILTCSILVIAYVVLLPLILNTYSPAWIAWHVCYGHWNLIMIAFHYYKATKTSPGYPPTEKNDTPIVSVCKKCIIPKPARTHHCGICNRCILKMDHHCPWLNNCVGHFNHRYFFSFCLFMTLGCVYCSISGRNLFLDAYSALERFKHLDVDKPGVPVTGMGVLIGLLPHGQTNYQTPAPTYTFKDKMINKSIIYMWVLTSTVGVALGALTIWHAILISRGETSIERHINRKEMKRMEKWGKVYKNPFNYGKLNNWKVFFGVEKKSHWVTRVLLPSGHTPHGDGLKWNAFPVKTDLIPV; from the exons ATGGCGAATTATATAAACAACCTAACTCCCAGGAAATCCATGTTGACTGCTTCTCAAATTAAGCACATG GTGCATGAATATTACAGATGCAGAATGCGGTGCTGCCCCGGCTCAGTGCTCCACCTGCTGCGCTCTGCGCGGCTACAGTTGTGTGccaggagaggaaggagcagagtgCCTGTGTGGATTAAGGACGCATGGGCTTacatgaggctgctgctgcagtcgctTTACTTCAACTCCCTCACAGACTCCGACGTGGTCTTTGACTCAGTCTTTGAACCCGTGTTTTGGGCAGTGGATTATGTCACTCGCTGGTTTGgcttg GTGTTCGTCTGTCTGGTGGTGATACTGACCTGCTCCATACTGGTCATAGCCTACGTGGTCCTACTGCCTCTGATCCTCAACACATACTCCCCTGCATGGATTGCTTGGCATGTGTGTTATGGACACTGGAACCTCATCATGATCGCTTTTCATTACTATAAGGCCACCAAGACCTCCCCCGGGTATCCGCCCACA GAAAAAAATGACACTCCAattgtgtctgtctgcaaaaAATGCATCATACCCAAACCAGCAAGAACCCATCACtgtggtatctgtaatag gTGCATTCTGAAAATGGACCATCATTGTC CTTGGTTAAATAACTGCGTGGGCCATTTTAACCACCGTTACTtcttttccttctgtctcttcatGACCCTGGGTTGTGTCTACTGTAGCATCAGTGGTAGAAACCTGTTCCTAGACGCATACAGTGCTTTAGAG CGCTTTAAGCATTTGGATGTGGACAAGCCAGGTGTACCAGTAACAGGGATGGGAGTTCTTATAGGGCTACTCCCTCATGGCCAG ACCAACTATCAAACACCTGCGCCAACATACACCTTTAAGGACAAGATGATTAATAAGAGCATCATCTACATGTGGGTTCTTACCAG CACAGTGGGAGTGGCTCTGGGTGCACTCACAATTTGGCATGCGATTCTTATATCCAGAGGAGAGACCAGCATAGAAAGGCACATTAACCGCAAAGAAATGAAGAGAATGGAAAAATGGGGAAAG GTGTATAAAAACCCTTTCAACTATGGCAAGCTGAATAACTGGAAAGTCTTTTTCGGCGTGGAGAAGAAAAG TCACTGGGTGACGCGGGTTCTCCTCCCCTCTGGACACACCCCTCATGGAGATGGTTTGAAGTGGAATGCGTTCCCAGTTAAAACGGACCTAATACCCGTATGA